One Cottoperca gobio chromosome 23, fCotGob3.1, whole genome shotgun sequence genomic region harbors:
- the il17ra1a gene encoding interleukin 17 receptor A1a: MILRLVLVLACVSLSSTVRPLSLPLNCSRQGLMCAVTIYNCMDVDWVKVYNYTPSSPEGLQVSVDTRHDTTGHLQPVLVANWKIKDDGSIGYLKATELHVLVASTNENLCVRYSFNSQLQMRSPSGEKWSFSANMLVLDPGQTYWVSVFNIPKPEMGHSHYDISTDITVPDCPDPKMKTTHFCIERGSLWQPAIQTAVITADRGGSVLAVSFTPDTLCEKYMVIVRCSNIHRENHAYKANQKTLNATFNLDEWPRGCCQFDVEIKPFFPQCGQDCTRRKTTLDICRVNPTEASDVPVYTFVVLGVVLICVVMTVIMYFLCRKSGNPDVAAAPVGGVILQQQQQLKDTPTVLVIYSQDHHLYRDVVLKLCAFLQAKCGVKVLMDLLDSTLVGIVGPIRWLEWQRQQLKNPSDKILVLCSQGVQAKWRAMCGQGRVKLREDVLSPSDDMLTPFLNLFLPDMHQTGNLGKYMVAYFDDISREQDLPSVFDIAVKYKLMKHFEELYFRIVDIEKYQPGQVCHIKGIGADDYFDCPSGRALKNAIETFQAYQLENPDWFEKECVGSEEEVMAEANPLIDQLQIPPVLECVPLIRDDGLPVFIHEVEINENGDSVHVLIPEVNPERKLASVVELTPVVNHPYLSNLKEVSTDHLCPHSPRPESVYIVEPVLNNRQPPRQNWLSLEEEAFGQIPTEDDEEASLLPMSQLSAHSDQRSSALQNSLNSKLQESPRANMQSEYFPPSEINRSQPVEMVEDDEVLEPGGKGPNSGSDQGYISKISSQHESPFKEDPMEALRRLQEELFLQGYSDPEAN; this comes from the exons ATGATTCTTCGACTAGTTTTGGTGTTAGCGTGTGTGTCGCTGTCGTCTACGGTGAGGCCATTGTCGTTGCCTCTTAACTGCTCTCGCCAG gGTTTGATGTGTGCAGTCACCATAT aTAACTGTATGGACGTGGATTGGGTGAAAGTTTATAATTACACTCCCAGCAGTCCAGAGGGGCTGCAGGTTTCTGTGGACACCAGGCATGACACGACAGGACACCTGCAGCCTGTACTGGTCGCTAACTGGAAAATAAAGGATGATG GCAGTATTGGTTACCTGAAAGCCACAGAGCTTCATGTTCTGGTAGCGTCCACCAACGAGAACCTGTGTGTCCGATATTCTTTTAATAGCCAACTCCAAATGAGAAGTCCATCAGGGGAAAAG tggtCGTTCTCAGCTAACATGCTGGTGTTGGACCCTGGTCAGACGTACTGGGTGTCTGTCTTCAACATCCCCAAACCAGAGATGGGCCACAGCCACTACGACATCAGCACTGATATCACCGTTCCTG ATTGTCCCGATCCTAAAATGAAGACGACCCATTTTTGCATAGAGAGAG GTAGTCTGTGGCAGCCTGCCATCCAGACGGCTGTGATCACTGCGGACAGAGGAGGATCTGTACTTGCTGTCAGCTTCACTCCTGACACACTCTGTGAGAAGTACATGGTTATTGTACGCTGCTCCAATATCCATCGTGAAAACCATGCATACAAG GCTAATCAGAAGACCCTGAATGCAACATTCAACCTTGATGAATGGCCGAGAGGTTGCTGCCAGTTTGACGTTGAG ATCAAACCTTTTTTCCCACAATGCGGCCAGGACTGTACCCGTCGAAAGACAACTCTGGATATTTGTCGTG TAAACCCGACAGAAGCCTCCGATGTCCCAGTCTACACATTTGTCGTCCTGGGAGTGGTGCTTATTTGTGTTGTGATGACCGTTATTATGTATTTCCTCTGCAGGAAGTCAG GCAATCCTGATGTTGCTGCAGCACCTGTGGGCGGCGTaatactgcagcagcagcagcagcttaaAGACACTCCCACAGTGCTGGTCATCTACTCCCAGGACCACCACCTCTACAGGGACGTAGTGCTAAAGCTCTGCGCCTTCCTCCAGGCCAAGTGTGGCGTCAAGGTGCTGATGGACCTGTTGGACTCCACCTTGGTCGGCATCGTGGGGCCCATTCGCTGGCTTGAGTGGCAACGGCAACAGCTTAAAAATCCTTCTGACAAAATCCTGGTACTGTGCTCGCAAGGCGTCCAGGCAAAGTGGAGGGCCATGTGCGGTCAAGGTCGGGTGAAACTGAGGGAAGACGTTCTCTCCCCTAGTGACGACATGCTCACGCCCTTTCTCAACCTCTTCCTACCTGACATGCATCAGACAGGCAACCTGGGCAAGTACATGGTGGCTTACTTCGATGACATCAGCAGGGAACAAGACTTGCCATCAGTTTTTGACATCGCAGTCAAATACAAGCTGATGAAGCATTTCGAAGAGCTGTACTTCCGCATCGTGGACATTGAGAAGTATCAGCCAGGCCAGGTCTGCCACATCAAGGGCATTGGTGCCGACGACTATTTCGACTGTCCCTCGGGTAGAGCCCTGAAGAATGCCATTGAAACCTTCCAGGCCTACCAGTTGGAAAATCCTGATTGGTTTGAGAAGGAGTGTGTGGGCAGTGAGGAGGAGGTCATGGCTGAGGCTAACCCGCTCATTGACCAGCTGCAGATCCCCCCGGTCCTTGAGTGTGTCCCTCTAATCAGAGACGACGGGCTTCCTGTCTTCATCCACGAGGTAGAAATCAATGAAAATGGCGACAGTGTTCATGTCCTTATACCTGAAGTGAACCCAGAGCGCAAGCTTGCGTCAGTGGTAGAACTTACACCAGTAGTGAACCATCCGTATCTGTCAAACCTGAAAGAAGTGTCGACAGATCACCTGTGTCCTCACAGCCCCAGGCCAGAATCTGTCTACATAGTTGAGCCTGTTTTGAACAACCGGCAACCACCAAGGCAGAACTGGCTCTCCCTCGAGGAAGAAGCCTTCGGTCAAATTCCCACCGAGGATGACGAAGAGGCTTCGCTGCTACCCATGAGCCAACTCTCCGCTCATTCGGACCAGAGAAGCTCGGCTTTACAGAACTCCCTGAACTCAAAACTTCAAGAATCCCCACGTGCCAACATGCAGAGTGAATATTTCCCTCCATCCGAAATCAACCGCTCTCAGCCTGTGGAGATGGTGGAGGACGACGAGGTTCTGGAGCCCGGTGGAAAGGGTCCTAACAGTGGATCTGATCAAGGCTACATCTCCAAAATCTCCTCCCAGCACGAATCCCCTTTCAAAGAGGATCCAATGGAGGCTCTGAGAAGACTGCAGGAGGAGCTGTTTCTTCAAGGATACTCAGACCCTGAAGCGAACTGA